The following are from one region of the Vicia villosa cultivar HV-30 ecotype Madison, WI unplaced genomic scaffold, Vvil1.0 ctg.004267F_1_1, whole genome shotgun sequence genome:
- the LOC131641920 gene encoding putative FBD-associated F-box protein At5g22720: protein MSYGRSIPTEDRISDLPESILCHILSFLPTKSAGTTMIISKRWKPVWLAILILNLDDKAFNNFETFRKFVYSIMFSLRDQKTSIQSFTLKLGYYSRFKQGELNRIFKFVMQQGVKNLNFDLSGKPRCIKLPPCILSCKTLQVLRLENIKMWDFDQVNFPCLKTLHLNNVDFTSPKYFAKFLYVCPILEDLNAKSRTFQKSIGPMENLNALPNLVKVKICYNTDIPMSLVCKTRILHIEQVIPPNATITPECLSSQLKTLSIQCSTDTKNINNFRLLILQESTHLANDGENWLSLDREVTESAGSRYGALLMVMAF from the exons ATGTCTTATGGCCGTTCAATTCCGACAGAGGATAGAATTAGCGACTTGCCGGAGTCAATTCTCTGCCACATTCTATCCTTCCTTCCAACCAAATCCGCTGGAACCACAATGATTATCTCAAAGAGATGGAAACCGGTATGGCTCGCTATCCTTATTCTTAACTTGGATGACAAAGCATTCAATAACTTTGAGACATTTCGCAAGTTTGTTTATTCAATCATGTTCTCTTTGCGAGACCAAAAGACTTCGATCCAATCGTTTACCTTGAAATTAGGCTACTATTCTCGCTTCAAACAAGGAGAATTGAATagaatttttaaatttgtgaTGCAACAAGGAGTTAAGAATCTTAACTTCGACTTGTCTGGTAAACCGCGTTGTATCAAATTACCTCCTTGCATTCTCAGTTGTAAGACACTTCAGGTTCTTAGATTGGAAAACATAAAAATGTGggattttgatcaagtgaatttTCCTTGTCTCAAAACTCTTCATTTGAATAACGTTGATTTCACATCTCCTAAATATTTTGCAAAGTTTCTATATGTCTGCCCTATTCTAGAAGATTTGAATGCAAAATCACGTACCTTCCAGAAATCAATCGGTCCCATGGAAAACTTGAATGCTTTACCTAATTTGGTCAAAGTAAAGATTTGTTATAATACGGATATTCCGATGTCTTTGGTTTGTAAGACGAGAATTTTGCATATAGAACAG GTTATTCCACCCAATGCCACCATTACTCCAGAATGTCTCTCCTCACAGCTTAAAACACTTAGCATTCAATGTTCCACAGACACAAAAAACATCAACAATT TCCGGTTGTTAATTCTTCAAGAATCAACACATTTGGCTAATGATGGAGAGAATTG GCTTTCTTTGGACAGAGAGGTTACTGAGAGTGCGGGTTCTCGTTATGGCGCGCTCTTAATGGTAATGGCTTTCTAA